A single genomic interval of Picosynechococcus sp. PCC 7003 harbors:
- a CDS encoding ribonuclease catalytic domain-containing protein — MEKGQLIEFRLQGERVLAVAERPEGKKDWIVIDGRGQSHKLRPQRVEYTVAGSPYDPTEIPSFSTESQALVDPDNLAVAWEFLVEASEQATPESLAQLLFSTKTPQQCYACHLMLAEDKIFFKRKGDYYEPRSEAQVREIQHQLEVEAQKEREKTEFLQRVNQAIAGETVTWEDSDRQRFESLERFVLYPEQSAKAAHDLLEMLGRSPTTEQAFRLLVSLGWWSSHENLALLRSGYPRKFSQKVLDVSHVRLSASPGDTDEGNRIDLTHLKTYTIDDESTSEIDDGLSIETLENGLHKVWIHIADPTRLLSPGDELDLEARRRSTSLYLPTGMISMFPEELATGPMSLRQGQVCAALSFGVLLTDNGAIADYEITPSWVKPTYRLTYDDVDEMLHLRIQAESEIALLADFAHKRRKWRDAQGSISIKMPEASIKVQDENVFIEVLHASMSRELVAEMMILAGEVAGHYGRTHCLPLPFRGQPQPELPPQEELLLLPAGPVRACAVRRCMPRSEMGTNPVRHASLGLDSYIQVTSPIRRYTDLLAHFQIKAHLRGDELPFSVDELKEILYSVVTSSQEAVHVERQTNRYWSLEYLRRNADQVWQGLVLRWLREDEKLGIILLEELGLELPHRFERAVALGDRLEVKVSQADPHKDEIRFRELLETEIAAAS, encoded by the coding sequence GTGGAAAAAGGACAACTGATCGAGTTTCGGCTACAGGGAGAACGAGTACTTGCTGTCGCTGAGCGTCCTGAAGGAAAAAAAGATTGGATCGTAATCGATGGACGGGGGCAATCCCATAAGCTGCGTCCCCAAAGGGTTGAATATACCGTGGCGGGTTCCCCCTACGATCCAACCGAGATCCCCAGCTTTTCCACAGAAAGTCAGGCATTAGTTGATCCCGATAACCTCGCCGTCGCCTGGGAATTTCTCGTCGAAGCCTCGGAACAGGCAACCCCAGAATCCCTCGCGCAACTTTTGTTTTCGACGAAAACGCCCCAGCAATGTTATGCCTGTCACCTAATGCTGGCGGAAGACAAGATTTTCTTTAAACGCAAAGGGGACTACTACGAGCCCCGTTCAGAGGCGCAAGTTCGAGAGATTCAACATCAGCTAGAAGTTGAAGCCCAAAAAGAGCGCGAAAAAACAGAATTTTTACAGCGGGTTAACCAGGCGATCGCCGGGGAAACAGTAACCTGGGAAGACAGCGATCGGCAACGTTTCGAAAGCCTAGAAAGATTTGTCCTCTACCCAGAACAATCGGCCAAAGCCGCCCACGACCTCCTCGAGATGCTGGGGCGATCGCCCACAACCGAACAGGCATTCCGCCTCTTAGTTTCCCTTGGGTGGTGGAGTTCCCACGAAAATCTTGCTCTCCTCCGGAGCGGTTACCCCAGAAAATTTTCTCAGAAGGTACTCGATGTGTCCCATGTCCGCCTGTCAGCCTCACCCGGTGATACCGATGAGGGGAACCGTATCGATTTAACCCATCTCAAAACCTACACCATTGACGATGAGAGCACCTCGGAAATTGACGATGGCCTCAGTATTGAAACTTTAGAAAATGGCCTGCATAAAGTTTGGATCCACATCGCTGATCCCACACGCTTACTAAGCCCTGGGGATGAACTTGATCTAGAAGCCCGCCGTCGCAGTACCAGCCTCTATTTACCCACGGGGATGATCTCCATGTTCCCGGAAGAGTTGGCGACGGGGCCCATGAGCTTGCGCCAAGGACAGGTCTGTGCTGCTCTCAGTTTTGGGGTTTTGCTCACAGATAATGGGGCGATCGCCGATTATGAAATTACCCCCAGTTGGGTGAAGCCCACCTACCGCCTGACCTATGACGACGTGGACGAAATGCTCCATCTGCGGATCCAGGCCGAATCAGAAATTGCCCTCCTCGCGGATTTTGCCCACAAACGCCGAAAGTGGCGGGATGCCCAAGGCTCCATTAGCATCAAGATGCCCGAAGCCTCCATTAAGGTGCAGGATGAAAACGTTTTCATCGAAGTCCTCCATGCCTCGATGTCCCGGGAACTGGTTGCGGAAATGATGATCCTTGCCGGCGAAGTGGCAGGTCATTATGGCCGCACCCATTGTTTACCTTTGCCTTTCCGGGGACAACCCCAGCCGGAACTCCCCCCCCAAGAAGAACTTTTGTTATTACCCGCCGGGCCTGTGCGCGCCTGTGCCGTACGGCGTTGTATGCCCCGCAGTGAAATGGGGACAAATCCTGTGCGCCATGCCAGTTTGGGATTAGATTCCTATATCCAAGTCACATCGCCCATTCGTCGTTATACGGATCTATTAGCCCATTTCCAAATTAAGGCCCATCTGCGGGGGGATGAACTGCCTTTCTCAGTAGATGAACTCAAGGAAATTCTCTACAGCGTTGTCACTTCTAGTCAGGAAGCTGTCCATGTGGAGCGCCAAACCAACCGCTATTGGAGCCTCGAATATTTACGTCGTAATGCGGATCAAGTGTGGCAGGGTTTAGTTCTGCGCTGGCTCCGGGAAGATGAAAAGTTAGGCATTATTCTCCTGGAAGAGCTGGGCCTAGAGCTTCCCCATCGCTTTGAACGGGCCGTTGCCCTAGGCGATCGCCTGGAAGTAAAAGTAAGCCAGGCCGATCCCCACAAAGATGAAATTCGCTTCCGGGAACTGCTCGAAACGGAGATTGCGGCGGCCTCCTAG